A portion of the Bulleidia sp. zg-1006 genome contains these proteins:
- a CDS encoding GIY-YIG nuclease family protein gives MNYVYILECEDGSFYTGWTRDIEKRFTSHCLGKGAKYTRSHPPKRIVYCEILSSKQDAMSREWHIKRLSHQAKEELVQSYQRTNEKRRKSMSNLKFYKCENCGKMMVQLNSEASACPAGMVELTTASQSGAVEKHQPVVTVNGNHYKVQVGEVAHVMTEEHLIESIVVEFVNGFRVFHLGVGANPEVEFDSEEKPVAVYEYCNLHGLWKESL, from the coding sequence ATGAATTATGTTTATATCTTAGAATGTGAGGATGGTAGCTTTTATACCGGATGGACAAGGGATATTGAGAAGCGTTTTACTTCCCATTGTTTAGGAAAAGGTGCAAAATACACTCGAAGCCATCCACCAAAAAGAATTGTGTATTGCGAAATACTGTCCAGCAAACAAGATGCAATGTCCAGGGAATGGCACATCAAACGATTAAGTCACCAAGCAAAAGAAGAATTGGTGCAATCGTATCAAAGAACAAACGAAAAGAGGAGGAAAAGTATGTCAAATTTAAAGTTTTACAAATGTGAAAATTGTGGAAAGATGATGGTTCAATTAAATTCTGAAGCAAGTGCTTGCCCAGCCGGAATGGTAGAACTAACCACCGCCAGCCAATCGGGAGCAGTTGAAAAACACCAGCCTGTTGTTACAGTGAATGGGAATCACTACAAAGTTCAGGTTGGTGAAGTAGCTCACGTTATGACTGAGGAACATTTGATTGAATCTATTGTTGTTGAATTTGTGAATGGATTTAGAGTATTTCATTTGGGCGTTGGTGCTAATCCGGAAGTTGAATTTGATAGTGAAGAAAAACCGGTAGCGGTATACGAGTATTGCAATTTACATGGTCTTTGGAAAGAGAGTTTATAA
- the pnp gene encoding polyribonucleotide nucleotidyltransferase, which yields MEKFKKSWSFFGKTITVENGEIAKQAGGAVIVRYNDTTILSTATASSQAKDTDFFPLTVLYQEKMYAAGKIPGGFLRREGRPSEHATLTARLIDRPIRPLFAEGFRNEVQVVNTVLSNDPDASSEMASLFGSSLALCVSDIPFNGPVAGVQVVRVNGEFLINPSMEENAKGDLHLTVAGTKQAINMVEAGAKEVSEETMLAALQAGHDAIKILCEIQEEVIAACAKEKMEVTLYEIDQKIKAYIDEHGAKHIQEAVSIKGKLERYSTIDSLIEEMVQAVSEWDYETEVDKNKAMKQAHEYGVEIEANEVRRLISEDKVRPDGRALDELRPLDSQVDLLPRVHGSALFTRGETQVLSVTTLGPLSDAQMMDDLGIEEEKRFMHQYNFPPFSVGEVGRMGSPGRREIGHGALGERALAQVLPSEEEFPYAIRTSAEVLESNGSSSQASICAGTMSLMAAGVPIKAMVAGVAMGLITVGDTYSVLTDIQGMEDHYGDMDFKVAGTRDGITALQMDIKVTGISQDILREALAQAYKGRMQILDNMEACISEPRADVSKWAPKMDRLIIPEDKIRIVIGKGGEMIDKIIATCNDVKIDIEDDGSCVIYHMNREMINKAKEMIENLIKEAKVGEVYEATVTDVRESFAFVNLFGNVDALLHVSQLAWERVENIKDKVHVGDHIQVKVIQVDDAGKVKVSAKELLEKPEGYVEPQRKPFKSQKSEGETRVFRKKKEEEKV from the coding sequence ATGGAAAAGTTTAAGAAAAGTTGGTCTTTTTTTGGAAAGACAATTACCGTAGAAAATGGTGAAATCGCAAAACAAGCTGGTGGAGCTGTCATTGTTCGATATAATGACACGACAATTCTTTCCACCGCAACCGCTAGTTCGCAAGCGAAAGATACAGATTTCTTTCCGCTAACGGTTTTATATCAAGAAAAAATGTATGCGGCAGGTAAGATACCAGGTGGTTTCTTAAGAAGGGAAGGACGTCCAAGCGAACATGCGACCTTAACAGCACGTTTGATTGACCGTCCCATTCGTCCTTTATTTGCGGAAGGTTTCCGTAATGAAGTACAAGTTGTTAATACTGTTTTATCCAATGATCCAGATGCAAGTAGTGAAATGGCATCCTTATTTGGTTCTTCTTTAGCTTTATGTGTATCTGATATTCCTTTTAATGGACCAGTGGCAGGTGTGCAAGTGGTTCGTGTTAATGGTGAATTTTTAATCAATCCAAGCATGGAAGAAAACGCGAAAGGGGATTTACATCTAACCGTTGCCGGTACAAAACAAGCTATCAATATGGTTGAAGCAGGAGCAAAGGAAGTTTCAGAAGAAACAATGTTAGCAGCCCTACAAGCAGGTCATGATGCAATTAAGATTCTTTGTGAAATTCAAGAAGAAGTTATCGCAGCTTGTGCAAAGGAAAAGATGGAAGTAACTCTATATGAGATTGATCAAAAGATTAAAGCTTATATAGATGAACATGGTGCTAAGCATATTCAAGAAGCTGTTTCAATCAAAGGAAAATTAGAACGCTATTCAACGATTGATTCCTTAATTGAAGAAATGGTTCAAGCCGTTTCTGAATGGGATTATGAGACAGAAGTGGATAAGAATAAAGCAATGAAACAAGCCCATGAATATGGCGTGGAGATTGAAGCTAATGAAGTTCGCCGCTTGATTTCCGAAGATAAAGTGCGCCCTGATGGTCGTGCCTTAGATGAATTACGTCCTTTAGACAGTCAGGTGGATTTATTGCCTAGAGTCCATGGTTCAGCTTTATTTACCCGTGGTGAAACACAAGTTCTTTCGGTTACAACTTTAGGACCTTTAAGTGATGCACAAATGATGGATGATTTAGGTATTGAAGAAGAAAAGAGATTTATGCACCAATATAATTTCCCACCCTTCTCAGTTGGGGAAGTTGGTCGTATGGGTTCTCCGGGGCGTCGTGAAATTGGTCATGGTGCTTTAGGGGAAAGAGCCTTAGCTCAAGTTTTACCAAGCGAAGAAGAATTTCCTTATGCGATTCGTACATCAGCCGAGGTATTGGAATCCAATGGTTCTTCCTCACAAGCTTCGATTTGTGCGGGTACGATGTCTTTAATGGCTGCTGGTGTACCAATTAAAGCCATGGTAGCTGGGGTTGCGATGGGACTTATCACCGTAGGTGATACGTATTCAGTATTAACCGATATTCAAGGCATGGAAGACCATTATGGTGATATGGATTTTAAGGTAGCTGGTACGCGTGATGGAATCACGGCATTACAAATGGATATTAAAGTAACCGGTATTTCACAAGATATTTTAAGAGAAGCTTTAGCCCAAGCTTATAAAGGTCGTATGCAGATATTGGACAACATGGAAGCGTGTATTAGTGAGCCAAGAGCGGATGTATCGAAGTGGGCGCCTAAGATGGATCGTCTAATCATTCCTGAGGATAAGATTCGTATCGTTATTGGTAAAGGTGGCGAAATGATTGATAAGATTATCGCAACTTGTAACGATGTTAAGATTGATATTGAAGATGATGGATCTTGCGTCATTTACCACATGAACCGTGAAATGATTAATAAAGCGAAAGAAATGATTGAAAACTTAATCAAGGAAGCGAAAGTTGGTGAAGTTTATGAAGCAACGGTTACAGATGTTCGTGAAAGCTTTGCATTTGTGAACTTATTTGGTAATGTGGATGCTTTATTGCATGTATCACAATTAGCTTGGGAACGGGTTGAAAATATCAAAGATAAAGTGCATGTTGGTGATCATATTCAAGTCAAGGTCATTCAAGTAGACGATGCTGGCAAAGTGAAGGTTTCAGCGAAGGAACTTTTAGAAAAACCAGAAGGTTATGTTGAGCCACAACGTAAGCCATTTAAATCACAAAAATCAGAAGGTGAAACACGCGTCTTTAGAAAGAAGAAAGAAGAAGAGAAGGTTTAA
- the trmB gene encoding tRNA (guanosine(46)-N7)-methyltransferase TrmB produces MARMRTKKWAMPWIEEHGDLILQDPRPLKGKWKEKLHSQKLHLEIGSGKGAYLNQMATLYPNDAWVGIEKEVAAIAMAARYSYEENPNSFNNKVFVLGDADQVLNWFEAKEIHSLHLNFSDPWPKKYTHKRRLSSQKFLERYQVILEDDGEIIMKTDNKGLFEDSLVYFNESGFLLKEVSVDYRRNQHPEDAITEYEQRFMDLGQPIYHCIVQKNKLE; encoded by the coding sequence ATGGCAAGAATGCGAACAAAAAAATGGGCAATGCCTTGGATTGAAGAACATGGTGATTTAATTCTTCAAGATCCTCGCCCTTTAAAGGGAAAATGGAAAGAAAAACTACATAGTCAAAAACTACATTTAGAAATAGGATCAGGAAAAGGTGCCTATTTAAATCAAATGGCAACTTTATACCCCAATGATGCTTGGGTAGGAATTGAAAAAGAAGTGGCGGCGATTGCGATGGCTGCTCGTTATAGTTATGAAGAAAATCCAAATTCTTTTAATAATAAAGTTTTTGTGCTAGGCGATGCGGATCAAGTACTAAATTGGTTTGAAGCAAAGGAAATTCATAGTTTACACTTAAATTTCTCAGATCCTTGGCCTAAAAAATACACACATAAAAGAAGATTAAGCTCACAAAAATTCTTAGAACGTTACCAAGTTATCTTGGAAGATGATGGTGAAATCATTATGAAAACGGATAATAAAGGTTTATTTGAGGACAGCTTGGTGTATTTCAATGAATCTGGCTTTCTTTTAAAAGAAGTATCGGTAGACTATCGAAGAAATCAACATCCAGAAGATGCGATTACAGAATACGAACAACGTTTTATGGATTTAGGACAGCCGATTTATCACTGTATTGTGCAGAAAAATAAGTTAGAATAA